From a single Loigolactobacillus coryniformis subsp. coryniformis KCTC 3167 = DSM 20001 genomic region:
- a CDS encoding betaine/proline/choline family ABC transporter ATP-binding protein (Members of the family are the ATP-binding subunit of ABC transporters for substrates such as betaine, L-proline or other amino acids, choline, carnitine, etc. The substrate specificity is best determined from the substrate-binding subunit, rather than this subunit, as it interacts with the permease subunit and not with substrate directly.), whose protein sequence is MVLLKMSHLNKIYGGTKAVDDFNLEIEKGEFICFIGTSGSGKTTTMRMINRMLHQTSGTIEINGEDISKMDPVKLRRKIGYVIQNIGLMPHMTIRDNITLVPRLLKWSEEKRNEKAKEMIKLVELPEDYLDRYPAELSGGQQQRIGVVRALAADQDIILMDEPFGALDPITRESLQDLVKDLQERLGKTFIFVTHDMDEALTLATRIVIMSHGKQVQVDTPDNILRHPANEFVESLIGQERLIQARPSITTVGQVATKAVSARESQTLKEALGEMHTKRVDTLLVTDDAGVLRGFVGIEQINQFYGTGKKIGDIMDKNIFYVKEDSVIRDTVERILKRGFKNVPVIDHDHHLVGIVTRATLVDMVYDALWGESDKPEKSDDTEVGDQA, encoded by the coding sequence ATGGTACTATTAAAAATGTCGCATCTGAATAAGATTTATGGCGGCACTAAGGCAGTTGACGACTTTAACTTAGAAATTGAAAAGGGCGAGTTTATTTGTTTTATCGGAACATCCGGTTCAGGCAAAACAACAACTATGCGTATGATCAATCGGATGCTTCATCAAACCTCAGGAACGATTGAAATCAATGGTGAAGATATTTCTAAAATGGATCCAGTAAAATTACGGCGTAAAATCGGTTATGTGATTCAAAATATTGGTCTGATGCCACATATGACGATTCGCGATAACATTACGTTGGTACCTAGATTGCTTAAATGGTCCGAAGAAAAGCGTAATGAAAAGGCTAAGGAAATGATCAAATTAGTCGAATTACCAGAGGACTATTTAGATCGTTATCCAGCTGAATTATCTGGTGGACAACAGCAGCGGATCGGTGTTGTTCGGGCGTTAGCAGCGGATCAGGATATTATTTTAATGGATGAACCTTTTGGTGCGCTGGATCCAATTACCCGTGAATCATTACAGGATCTAGTTAAAGATTTACAGGAGCGCTTAGGCAAAACGTTTATTTTTGTGACCCATGATATGGATGAAGCGCTGACTTTGGCGACACGAATCGTGATCATGTCTCATGGTAAACAGGTGCAAGTGGATACGCCGGATAATATTTTGCGGCACCCGGCAAATGAATTCGTTGAAAGCTTGATTGGCCAAGAACGACTGATTCAAGCTCGGCCAAGTATTACAACCGTTGGTCAAGTAGCTACTAAGGCCGTTTCTGCGCGTGAATCACAGACCTTAAAGGAAGCGCTAGGTGAAATGCATACCAAGCGTGTTGATACTTTGTTGGTAACTGATGATGCTGGCGTTTTACGCGGCTTTGTGGGTATTGAGCAGATCAACCAGTTTTACGGAACTGGTAAAAAAATCGGCGATATTATGGATAAAAATATTTTCTACGTTAAGGAAGATTCAGTTATTCGTGATACGGTTGAGCGGATCTTGAAGCGCGGTTTTAAAAACGTGCCGGTGATCGATCATGATCATCATTTGGTTGGCATCGTGACTCGGGCGACGCTGGTAGATATGGTTTATGATGCCCTTTGGGGTGAATCAGACAAACCAGAAAAGTCGGATGATACCGAGGTAGGTGATCAAGCGTGA
- a CDS encoding hemolysin family protein — protein sequence MGLLIDWLIIVVVGFIAAIFVAAEFSVLKVRPSYLKGLISDGNRTAKVTLNLLEKLNDTLSTTQVAITFTGILMGAIGESTLSETIILLFAQFGVTLPENWLLSTASVIILTYLEVVLTELVPKSMAIDRPNKIALLITRPVSGFQKIAFPLVWFMNLSAAIVLKLLGYTVATESEDIFTQAEILGITREAVRGGTIDPDDATFISRGFDFNDRAAKDVMVDRTSASFISDQDDVATAYQHYLETGLTRFPVMVEQNRDQVRGYVYAYDLAKQNAVDATVSVQELIRPIARVPENMLINEIYRMMVRTKSPFALVTDEYGGTAGIITDEDINEELLGDIQDENDRDKDYVQKQADGSYRVNGKITLSDFEVAFKTRMPTFESSNAVTLSGYLLEKQPTITLHEQLVVEPFTLTVAEVGDNQHITWVNVLRTPEANDE from the coding sequence ATGGGATTATTAATTGATTGGCTGATCATCGTCGTGGTCGGCTTTATCGCCGCAATTTTCGTTGCGGCCGAGTTCTCTGTGCTTAAAGTCCGGCCATCCTACTTAAAAGGCTTAATTAGTGACGGTAACCGTACTGCTAAAGTCACCTTAAACTTGCTGGAAAAGCTGAATGATACATTATCTACAACCCAAGTTGCAATCACCTTTACCGGGATCTTAATGGGGGCAATTGGGGAAAGCACACTGTCAGAAACGATCATTTTATTATTCGCCCAATTCGGTGTGACATTGCCAGAAAATTGGCTACTATCCACTGCTAGTGTGATCATCCTAACTTATTTAGAAGTTGTACTAACCGAATTGGTGCCTAAATCAATGGCAATCGACCGCCCCAATAAAATCGCGCTATTGATTACTCGTCCAGTAAGCGGCTTTCAAAAAATTGCCTTTCCACTGGTTTGGTTCATGAACTTATCGGCCGCAATCGTCCTTAAATTATTAGGCTACACCGTCGCGACTGAAAGCGAAGATATTTTCACCCAAGCAGAAATTCTCGGAATCACACGTGAAGCCGTTCGTGGCGGCACCATTGATCCCGATGATGCCACCTTTATCTCGCGCGGCTTTGATTTCAATGATCGTGCTGCTAAAGATGTGATGGTCGACCGAACATCAGCCAGCTTTATTAGCGATCAAGATGACGTCGCAACGGCTTACCAACATTACCTAGAAACCGGCTTGACCCGTTTTCCAGTAATGGTTGAACAAAATCGGGACCAAGTCCGTGGTTACGTTTACGCCTATGACTTAGCTAAACAAAATGCCGTTGACGCCACCGTCTCTGTCCAAGAACTGATTCGCCCAATTGCCCGTGTCCCCGAAAATATGTTGATCAACGAAATTTACCGCATGATGGTTCGCACTAAATCACCGTTTGCGTTGGTAACCGATGAATACGGTGGTACCGCTGGGATCATCACCGATGAAGACATCAATGAAGAACTATTAGGTGATATTCAGGATGAAAACGATCGCGATAAGGATTACGTACAAAAACAGGCGGACGGCAGCTACCGCGTCAATGGTAAAATTACATTAAGTGATTTTGAGGTTGCTTTTAAAACTAGAATGCCCACCTTTGAATCAAGCAATGCGGTGACCTTGTCCGGTTATTTACTAGAAAAACAACCGACGATCACTTTGCATGAACAATTGGTCGTAGAACCATTCACTCTGACCGTCGCTGAAGTTGGTGATAATCAGCACATCACTTGGGTCAACGTTTTACGCACGCCAGAAGCAAATGACGAATAA
- a CDS encoding Hsp20/alpha crystallin family protein produces MANDLMNRHNDLMDFGAGRFFNRLAHSFFDDDFSDLTFNDAMRTDIKESDQAYTATIDLPGVDKKDLKIDYQNNILTVSAKNEQNTDERDENDQLVHRERRYGQFSRQYQLPNVDQAKITAKYNDGVLTITLPKSAEATKHQIEIQ; encoded by the coding sequence ATGGCAAATGATTTAATGAATCGGCACAATGACTTAATGGATTTTGGTGCAGGTCGCTTCTTCAATCGGTTAGCGCATAGCTTCTTCGACGACGATTTTTCCGACTTGACCTTTAATGACGCAATGCGGACAGACATCAAAGAAAGTGATCAAGCCTATACCGCAACCATCGATTTACCGGGCGTCGACAAAAAAGATCTTAAAATTGATTATCAAAATAATATTCTCACCGTTAGTGCTAAAAATGAACAAAATACCGATGAACGCGATGAAAATGATCAATTAGTCCATCGTGAACGGCGTTATGGTCAATTCTCACGGCAATACCAGTTGCCTAACGTTGACCAAGCTAAGATCACAGCTAAATACAACGATGGTGTATTAACGATCACGCTACCAAAATCTGCTGAAGCTACAAAACATCAGATTGAAATTCAGTAA
- a CDS encoding ABC transporter permease, translating into MIAFFQEFGGQLLFKTWQHIYISAIALFLGVIVAIPLGVLLTRYKKIAGFTIGLASVLQTVPAMALLAMMIPLFGIGALPAIVALFIYSLLPILRNTYLGMENVDPTLRDAAKGMGMSNLQSILQVELRMAAPVIMAGVRLSATYVIAWTALASYIGAGGLGDFIFNGLNLYRPDLILGGSIPVIILALIVDFLLGRLELLLTPRTKQEGK; encoded by the coding sequence GTGATCGCATTCTTCCAAGAATTTGGTGGCCAGTTGCTTTTTAAAACTTGGCAGCATATTTATATCTCAGCGATTGCTCTCTTTTTAGGCGTAATCGTGGCGATTCCATTAGGTGTACTCTTAACCCGGTATAAAAAAATTGCTGGCTTCACGATTGGCTTAGCCAGCGTGCTCCAAACGGTGCCGGCAATGGCACTATTAGCGATGATGATCCCGTTATTCGGGATCGGTGCGTTGCCAGCAATCGTAGCGTTGTTCATTTACTCACTATTGCCGATTTTGCGTAATACTTATTTAGGCATGGAAAACGTTGATCCAACTTTACGTGATGCGGCTAAAGGGATGGGGATGAGTAACCTACAGTCGATTTTACAAGTCGAATTAAGAATGGCCGCGCCAGTGATCATGGCCGGTGTGCGTTTGTCAGCAACTTATGTGATTGCTTGGACAGCGTTGGCCTCATATATTGGCGCCGGCGGTTTAGGTGACTTTATCTTTAATGGTTTGAATCTGTATCGTCCTGATTTAATTTTGGGTGGTTCGATTCCTGTTATTATTTTAGCGTTGATCGTTGATTTCTTGCTTGGTCGGCTGGAATTGTTACTCACGCCACGAACAAAACAGGAGGGAAAATAA